A single window of Apodemus sylvaticus chromosome 4, mApoSyl1.1, whole genome shotgun sequence DNA harbors:
- the LOC127682171 gene encoding 3 beta-hydroxysteroid dehydrogenase/Delta 5-->4-isomerase type 4 isoform X1, translated as MPGWSCLVTGAGGFLGQRIIQLLVQEKDLEEIRVLDKVSRPETREEFFNLGTNIKFTMLEGDILDAQFLRRACQGISVVIHAAAVIDVTGVIPRQTILDVNLKGTQNLLEACVQASVSAFVFCSSIDVAGPNSYKEIVLNGREEEHHESTWPDPYPYSKKMAEKAVLAANGSLLKNGGTLHTCALRPMYIYGERSPFISNLIISALKNKGILCVTGKFSIANPVYVGNVAWAHILAVRGLRDPKKSPNIQGQFYYISDDTPPQSYDDLNYTLSKEWGLRLDSSWSLPLPLLYWLAFLLETVSFLLSPVYRYRPLFNRHLVTLSNSKFTFSYKKAQRDLGYEPLVSWEEAKQKTSQWIGTLVEQHGETLDTKSQ; from the exons ATGCCTGGGTGGAGCTGCCTGGTGACTGGAGCAGGAGGGTTTCTGGGCCAAAGGATCATCCAGTTGTTGGTGCAGGAGAAAGATCTGGAGGAGATCAGGGTCCTGGACAAAGTCTCCAGACCAGAAACCAGGGAAGAATTCTTCA ACCTAGGGACAAACATCAAGTTTACAATGTTGGAAGGAGACATTCTTGATGCCCAGTTCCTGAGGAGAGCCTGCCAGGGCATCTCTGTTGTCATCCATGCCGCCGCTGTCATTGATGTCACAGGTGTCATTCCCAGGCAGACCATCCTAGATGTCAATCTGAAAG GTACCCAGAACCTACTGGAGGCCTGTGTCCAAGCCAGTGTGTCAGCCTTCGTCTTCTGCAGCTCAATTGACGTTGCAGGACCCAACTCCTACAAGGAGATCGTCCTGAACGGCCGTGAGGAAGAGCATCATGAAAGCACATGGCCTGATCCATACCCATACAGCAAAAAGATGGCTGAGAAGGCAGTGCTGGCAGCCAATGGGAGCCTCCTGAAGAACGGTGGCACTTTGCACACTTGTGCCTTGAGGCCCATGTACATTTATGGGGAGAGAAGTCCATTCATTTCTAACCTCATAATTAGTGCCCTGAAAAATAAGGGTATTCTGTGTGTTACTGGCAAATTCTCCATAGCCAACCCAGTGTATGTGGGCAATGTGGCCTGGGCACACATTCTGGCTGTCAGAGGCCTTCGTGACCCCAAGAAGTCACCAAATATCCAAGGACAGTTCTACTACATCTCAGATGACACTCCTCCCCAAAGCTATGATGATTTAAATTACACCCTGAGCAAGGAATGGGGACTCCGCCTTGATTCTAGTTGGAGccttcccctgcccctgctctACTGGCTTGCCTTCCTGCTGGAAACTGTGAGCTTCCTGCTGAGTCCAGTCTACAGGTATCGACCTCTCTTTAACCGTCACTTGGTCACACTGTCAAATAGCAAGTTCACTTTCTCCTACAAGAAAGCTCAGCGAGACCTGGGTTATGAGCCACTTGTCAGCTGGGAGGAAGCCAAGCAGAAAACCTCACAGTGGATCGGGACACTAGTGGAGCAGCACGGGGAGACACTGGACACAAAGAGTCAGTGA
- the LOC127682171 gene encoding 3 beta-hydroxysteroid dehydrogenase/Delta 5-->4-isomerase type 1 isoform X2: MPGWSCLVTGAGGFLGQRIIQLLVQEKDLEEIRVLDKVSRPETREEFFSTQNLLEACVQASVSAFVFCSSIDVAGPNSYKEIVLNGREEEHHESTWPDPYPYSKKMAEKAVLAANGSLLKNGGTLHTCALRPMYIYGERSPFISNLIISALKNKGILCVTGKFSIANPVYVGNVAWAHILAVRGLRDPKKSPNIQGQFYYISDDTPPQSYDDLNYTLSKEWGLRLDSSWSLPLPLLYWLAFLLETVSFLLSPVYRYRPLFNRHLVTLSNSKFTFSYKKAQRDLGYEPLVSWEEAKQKTSQWIGTLVEQHGETLDTKSQ, translated from the exons ATGCCTGGGTGGAGCTGCCTGGTGACTGGAGCAGGAGGGTTTCTGGGCCAAAGGATCATCCAGTTGTTGGTGCAGGAGAAAGATCTGGAGGAGATCAGGGTCCTGGACAAAGTCTCCAGACCAGAAACCAGGGAAGAATTCTTCA GTACCCAGAACCTACTGGAGGCCTGTGTCCAAGCCAGTGTGTCAGCCTTCGTCTTCTGCAGCTCAATTGACGTTGCAGGACCCAACTCCTACAAGGAGATCGTCCTGAACGGCCGTGAGGAAGAGCATCATGAAAGCACATGGCCTGATCCATACCCATACAGCAAAAAGATGGCTGAGAAGGCAGTGCTGGCAGCCAATGGGAGCCTCCTGAAGAACGGTGGCACTTTGCACACTTGTGCCTTGAGGCCCATGTACATTTATGGGGAGAGAAGTCCATTCATTTCTAACCTCATAATTAGTGCCCTGAAAAATAAGGGTATTCTGTGTGTTACTGGCAAATTCTCCATAGCCAACCCAGTGTATGTGGGCAATGTGGCCTGGGCACACATTCTGGCTGTCAGAGGCCTTCGTGACCCCAAGAAGTCACCAAATATCCAAGGACAGTTCTACTACATCTCAGATGACACTCCTCCCCAAAGCTATGATGATTTAAATTACACCCTGAGCAAGGAATGGGGACTCCGCCTTGATTCTAGTTGGAGccttcccctgcccctgctctACTGGCTTGCCTTCCTGCTGGAAACTGTGAGCTTCCTGCTGAGTCCAGTCTACAGGTATCGACCTCTCTTTAACCGTCACTTGGTCACACTGTCAAATAGCAAGTTCACTTTCTCCTACAAGAAAGCTCAGCGAGACCTGGGTTATGAGCCACTTGTCAGCTGGGAGGAAGCCAAGCAGAAAACCTCACAGTGGATCGGGACACTAGTGGAGCAGCACGGGGAGACACTGGACACAAAGAGTCAGTGA